The following are encoded together in the Acidobacteriota bacterium genome:
- a CDS encoding FAD-binding oxidoreductase, which yields MNDSEPNSNAGLVAALRDALGDDGVLVGDEVTARAGDGSGTVPCAARAVLRPRTTGQLSAALAACHDANQPVVPQGGLTGLVGGGVAGDLEVAITLERMTDIEEIDPVGRTMTVQAGAALQSIQEAAEAEGLLFPLDLGARGSCTIGGNVATNAGGNRTIRYGMTRDSVLGLEAVLADGTVLSSLNKMVKNNAGYDLKHLFVGSEGTLGIVTRVVLRLERRPRSHNCALLAVPGFTEVTSLLRKLEEELGGSMSAFEVMWREFYELVTGPRARTAPPIPHGDPYYVLVEAFGARQEEDAAQFEEALGDCMEAGLIADAVLGKSKAERDEIWALRDDVEQLNHLAPIFTFDVSLRIADMEVYVGEVKTALNERWPGSDCVVFGHLGDGNLHVVVGVRDGSPEARSTVEDIVYGRLEPIGGSVSAEHGIGFEKRAHLGRSRTPEEIALMKTLKRTLDPKGILNPGRVFEAEGAPPTGSHADASVRLPA from the coding sequence ATGAACGACTCCGAACCCAACAGCAACGCAGGCCTGGTCGCCGCACTCCGCGACGCTCTCGGGGACGATGGCGTCCTCGTTGGCGACGAGGTGACGGCGAGGGCCGGCGATGGTTCGGGCACCGTTCCCTGCGCGGCCCGGGCGGTTCTCCGGCCACGCACCACAGGGCAGCTCTCGGCGGCGCTCGCGGCTTGCCACGACGCAAACCAGCCGGTGGTGCCGCAGGGCGGACTGACCGGTCTCGTCGGCGGCGGCGTCGCCGGTGATCTCGAAGTCGCCATCACCCTGGAGCGAATGACCGACATCGAGGAGATCGATCCAGTGGGCCGGACGATGACGGTTCAGGCCGGCGCCGCGCTGCAGAGCATCCAGGAAGCGGCCGAAGCCGAGGGACTGCTCTTCCCGCTCGACCTCGGCGCCCGCGGCTCCTGCACGATCGGCGGCAACGTGGCAACCAACGCCGGCGGCAACCGGACGATCCGCTACGGCATGACCCGCGACTCGGTGCTCGGCCTGGAGGCCGTGCTGGCCGACGGCACGGTGCTCTCCAGCCTGAACAAGATGGTCAAGAACAACGCCGGCTACGACCTGAAACACCTGTTCGTGGGCTCTGAGGGCACCCTCGGCATCGTCACCCGCGTCGTGCTGCGGCTGGAGCGGCGCCCCCGCAGCCACAACTGCGCGCTGCTGGCCGTGCCCGGCTTCACGGAGGTGACCTCACTGCTGCGAAAGCTGGAGGAGGAGCTCGGCGGCTCGATGAGCGCGTTCGAGGTCATGTGGCGCGAGTTCTACGAGCTGGTCACCGGCCCGCGGGCGAGGACGGCGCCCCCGATTCCGCACGGCGACCCCTACTACGTGCTGGTCGAGGCGTTCGGCGCCCGTCAGGAGGAGGACGCCGCCCAGTTCGAGGAAGCGCTCGGCGACTGCATGGAGGCCGGCCTGATCGCCGACGCCGTGCTCGGCAAGTCGAAGGCGGAGCGGGACGAGATCTGGGCCTTGCGCGACGACGTCGAGCAGCTCAACCACCTGGCGCCCATCTTCACGTTCGATGTCAGCCTGCGGATCGCCGACATGGAGGTCTACGTGGGCGAAGTCAAGACCGCCCTGAACGAACGCTGGCCCGGAAGCGACTGCGTCGTCTTCGGCCACCTCGGCGACGGTAACCTGCACGTGGTCGTCGGCGTGAGGGACGGCTCGCCGGAGGCTCGGAGCACGGTCGAGGACATCGTCTATGGACGCCTCGAGCCGATCGGCGGTTCGGTGTCGGCCGAGCACGGTATCGGCTTCGAGAAGCGGGCCCACCTGGGGCGCAGCCGGACCCCGGAGGAGATCGCTCTCATGAAGACGCTCAAGCGAACCCTCGACCCGAAGGGCATCCTCAACCCCGGGCGGGTGTTTGAGGCGGAGGGGGCCCCGCCGACGGGATCGCACGCGGACGCCAGCGTGCGGCTGCCCGCCTAG
- a CDS encoding type II toxin-antitoxin system VapC family toxin: MTLLLDTHVLIWWLDDSGRLSPAQQEAVATVDPQSPLLVSDISLWEIATLHSLGRVRLSLPLREWLDKAVAPPLVRRQGISPAVAEQVAALPDSFHRDPGDRILVATARVLGATLLTQDRRIVEAALVDTLR, translated from the coding sequence TTGACCCTCCTGCTCGATACCCACGTCCTCATCTGGTGGCTCGATGATTCCGGCCGGCTTTCCCCAGCACAACAGGAGGCAGTCGCGACCGTCGACCCCCAGTCCCCACTCCTCGTATCCGACATCTCCTTGTGGGAGATCGCGACGCTCCACAGCCTGGGTCGAGTACGCCTGTCCCTACCGCTGCGCGAGTGGCTGGACAAGGCCGTAGCTCCACCGCTGGTGCGTCGACAGGGAATCTCGCCAGCGGTCGCTGAACAGGTCGCCGCGCTCCCCGACTCATTCCACCGCGACCCCGGCGACCGGATTCTGGTCGCGACGGCAAGAGTGCTCGGCGCAACATTGCTGACGCAGGACCGGAGAATCGTCGAGGCCGCACTAGTCGACACTCTGCGCTAA
- a CDS encoding type II toxin-antitoxin system Phd/YefM family antitoxin produces MKTGQMETINATDFKARCLAILDRVAATGEPVVILKRGKPVAELSPAVRSGVAYPQYELKGTVTEVGDIVEPPLPADHWESTRS; encoded by the coding sequence TTGAAGACTGGTCAGATGGAAACGATCAACGCCACCGACTTCAAGGCCCGCTGTCTGGCCATCCTCGATCGCGTAGCGGCCACCGGTGAGCCGGTCGTGATTCTGAAGCGCGGGAAACCGGTCGCCGAGCTTTCTCCCGCGGTTCGGTCCGGCGTCGCGTACCCGCAGTACGAACTGAAGGGCACAGTCACCGAGGTCGGCGACATCGTGGAGCCGCCACTGCCCGCAGACCACTGGGAGAGTACGCGCAGTTGA
- a CDS encoding acyl-CoA thioesterase II, producing the protein MNGAVQEMIDLLQMEQIEENLFRAQNGPGNHVFGGQVLGQAIVAASKTVDNRHLHSIHAYFLRRGDPKRPILFDVDRIRDGRSFTTRRVVGIQHGRAIFNMSSSFQVEEGGLEHQSDMPEVPPPDELPSDGDLYRKMAKDDPSYERFAHRFEVIDSRQVEGIQMLPRGDRPATEPRKNTWLRCRESLPENRIVHLSFLAYMSDLDFMAVSMQPHGPSMKGYRIQGASLDHALWFHRPFRADEWLLFSKESPTAARARGFVRGHVFNRKGELVASANQECLIRLREREHSVAG; encoded by the coding sequence ATGAACGGCGCCGTCCAGGAGATGATCGACCTGCTGCAGATGGAGCAGATCGAGGAGAACCTGTTCCGGGCACAGAACGGGCCGGGCAACCACGTCTTCGGCGGCCAGGTGCTGGGCCAGGCCATCGTCGCCGCCTCGAAGACGGTCGACAACCGCCACCTGCACTCGATCCACGCCTACTTCCTGCGCCGCGGGGACCCGAAGCGTCCGATCCTCTTCGACGTCGACCGCATCCGCGACGGCAGGAGCTTCACCACGCGCCGCGTCGTTGGCATCCAGCACGGCCGGGCCATCTTCAACATGTCCTCGTCCTTCCAGGTCGAGGAAGGCGGCCTGGAGCACCAGTCCGACATGCCGGAGGTGCCGCCGCCCGACGAGCTGCCCTCCGACGGCGACCTCTACCGGAAGATGGCGAAAGACGACCCCTCGTACGAGCGCTTCGCGCACCGCTTCGAGGTGATCGACAGCCGCCAGGTCGAGGGCATCCAGATGCTCCCGCGCGGCGACCGCCCGGCCACCGAGCCGCGCAAGAACACCTGGCTGCGCTGCCGCGAATCCCTGCCCGAGAACCGCATCGTCCACCTCTCCTTCCTCGCCTACATGTCCGACCTGGACTTCATGGCCGTGTCCATGCAACCGCACGGCCCGTCGATGAAGGGCTACCGAATCCAGGGCGCCAGCCTGGACCACGCGCTCTGGTTCCACCGCCCCTTCCGCGCCGACGAGTGGCTCCTCTTCAGCAAGGAGAGCCCGACCGCTGCCCGCGCCCGTGGCTTCGTCCGGGGGCACGTCTTCAACCGGAAGGGCGAGCTGGTCGCCTCGGCGAACCAGGAGTGCCTGATCCGGCTGCGGGAGCGGGAGCACAGCGTGGCGGGGTGA